A single region of the Cyclopterus lumpus isolate fCycLum1 chromosome 16, fCycLum1.pri, whole genome shotgun sequence genome encodes:
- the si:ch1073-284b18.2 gene encoding protein lin-28 homolog A, with translation MGSVSNQEFPGVCKTEEDEGPSTEEDSQSFHGVGICKWFNVRMGFGFLSMTDREGVPLDEPVDVFVHQSKLHMEGFRSLKEGEAAEFTFKKSSKGLESQKVTGPGGIHCVGSERRPKGKKVQKRRSKGDRCYNCGGLDHHAKECKLPPQPKKCHFCQSIDHMVANCPIKAQQSSPGSQGKPSPLKGDEELSHTAPPPETSD, from the exons ATGGGCTCCGTTTCTAACCAGGAATTCCCAG GAGTGTGTAAGACCGAGGAGGATGAGGGACCGAGCACCGAGGAGGATTCGCAGTCCTTCCACGGGGTCGGCATCTGTAAATGGTTCAACGTCCGCATGGGCTTCGGGTTCCTGTCCATGACCGACCGAGAGGGAGTGCCACTGGATGAACCGGTCGACGTGTTTGTCCACCAG AGCAAGTTGCACATGGAGGGCTTCCGCAGCCTGAAGGAGGGCGAGGCAGCCGAGTTTACCTTCAAGAAGTCATCAAAGGGCCTCGAGTCGCAGAAAGTCACTGGACCAGGTGGCATCCACTGTGTGGGCAGTGAAAGGAGACCCAAAGGCAAGAAGGTGCAGAAGCGACGCTCAAAGGGAGACAG GTGCTACAACTGTGGCGGCCTGGACCACCACGCCAAAGAGTGCAAGTTACCACCCCAGCCCAAGAAGTGCCATTTCTGCCAGAGCATCGACCACATGGTTGCCAACTGCCCAATCAAAGCACAACAGTCCTCGCCGGGTTCTCAGGGGAAACCGTCCCCATTGAAAGGAGACGAGGAGCTCAGCCATACGGCACCGCCTCCCGAGACCTCCGATTAA